The following are from one region of the Gossypium hirsutum isolate 1008001.06 chromosome D03, Gossypium_hirsutum_v2.1, whole genome shotgun sequence genome:
- the LOC107950240 gene encoding ras-related protein Rab11C isoform X1, with translation MAHRVDHEYDYLFKIVLIGDSGVGKSNILSRFTRNEFCLDSKSTIGVEFATRTLQVEGKTVKAQIWDTAGQERYRAITSAYYRGAVGALLVYDITKRQTFDNVQRWLRELRDHADSNIVIMMAGNKSDLTHLRAVSEEDGQALAEREGLSFLETSALEATNIEKAFQTVLNEIYHIISKKALAAQEAAASTSVPSQGTTINVTDASGSTKKVCCST, from the exons ATGGCGCATAGAGTAGATCACGAGTACGATTACCTTTTCAAGATCGTGTTAATCGGCGATTCTGGAGTTGGAAAGTCGAATATTCTCTCTAGGTTCACAAGGAATGAGTTCTGTTTGGATTCTAAATCCACTATCGGCGTCGAGTTCGCTACCAGAACCCTCCAG GTTGAGGGGAAGACTGTTAAGGCCCAGATTTGGGATACGGCAGGTCAAGAGAGATATCGAGCTATCACTAGTGCTTACTATAGAGGAGCTGTTGGCGCTCTTCTTGTCTATGACATAACTAAGAGGCAAACCTTTGATAATGTTCAAAGGTGGTTGCGGGAGTTGAGGGACCATGCAGATTCTAACATTGTCATCATGATGGCTGGAAACAAATCCGACTTGACTCATCTCAGAGCGGTTTCTGAGGAGGATGGTCAAGCTCTGGCTGAGAGGGAAGGCCTTTCATTTCTTGAGACGTCGGCGCTGGAAGCAACCAACATCGAGAAGGCATTCCAAACTGTATTGAATGAGATCTACCATATCATTAGCAAAAAAGCATTGGCAGCCCAAGAAGCAGCCGCGAGTACGTCGGTTCCGAGCCAAGGAACCACCATTAATGTCACGGATGCGTCAGGGAGCACTAAGAAAGTATGCTGTTctacataa
- the LOC107950240 gene encoding ras-related protein Rab11C isoform X2, whose protein sequence is MSSVWILNPLSASSSLPEPSRFIIVSINSSFIHLHVEGKTVKAQIWDTAGQERYRAITSAYYRGAVGALLVYDITKRQTFDNVQRWLRELRDHADSNIVIMMAGNKSDLTHLRAVSEEDGQALAEREGLSFLETSALEATNIEKAFQTVLNEIYHIISKKALAAQEAAASTSVPSQGTTINVTDASGSTKKVCCST, encoded by the exons ATGAGTTCTGTTTGGATTCTAAATCCACTATCGGCGTCGAGTTCGCTACCAGAACCCTCCAGGTTTATCATAGTATCAATCAACTCATCTTTCATTCATCTTCAT GTTGAGGGGAAGACTGTTAAGGCCCAGATTTGGGATACGGCAGGTCAAGAGAGATATCGAGCTATCACTAGTGCTTACTATAGAGGAGCTGTTGGCGCTCTTCTTGTCTATGACATAACTAAGAGGCAAACCTTTGATAATGTTCAAAGGTGGTTGCGGGAGTTGAGGGACCATGCAGATTCTAACATTGTCATCATGATGGCTGGAAACAAATCCGACTTGACTCATCTCAGAGCGGTTTCTGAGGAGGATGGTCAAGCTCTGGCTGAGAGGGAAGGCCTTTCATTTCTTGAGACGTCGGCGCTGGAAGCAACCAACATCGAGAAGGCATTCCAAACTGTATTGAATGAGATCTACCATATCATTAGCAAAAAAGCATTGGCAGCCCAAGAAGCAGCCGCGAGTACGTCGGTTCCGAGCCAAGGAACCACCATTAATGTCACGGATGCGTCAGGGAGCACTAAGAAAGTATGCTGTTctacataa
- the LOC121215528 gene encoding metal tolerance protein B, with protein MDHERAPILRSKDQKKIEMPLALVSEESNIILIPAELKCFSVSTSRQENITLESKERQKSASQLSGLIIFYLVVMLVEIVGGMKANSLAVLTDAAHLLTDVAGFSISLFTVWASAWKATSNHSFGFSRLEVLGALISVQLIWLVSALLIYEALNRLLHDKQKVDGALMFAIAAFGFFINLIIVLWLGHDHSHHVFGNNHHHHHHVHLHDHHHHHEHLHDHHHHHEHLHDHHHHHEHHDHEGGKPCDLTEEDETSLVTSTPKTKILNINLQGAYLHVMADLIQSVGVMIAGAVIWLKPNWLIVDLLCTLIFSTFALSTTLPMLRDVFDILMGRTPRDINIDMVEDGIKGINGVESVHDLHVWAITVGKLVLSCHVVAKPGVESKEMISKIRDYCESTYKIHHITVQIEQL; from the coding sequence ATGGATCATGAAAGGGCCCCCATTTTGAGATCTAAGGATCAAAAGAAAATTGAGATGCCGTTGGCGTTGGTGTCTGAAGAAAGTAATATCATTTTAATTCCAGCAGAGTTGAAATGCTTCTCTGTTTCTACTTCCAGGCAAGAAAACATAACTTTGGAATCAAAGGAACGACAGAAGTCGGCATCCCAACTTTCTGGGCTTATCATTTTCTATCTTGTGGTTATGTTAGTAGAGATTGTCGGTGGAATGAAAGCCAATAGCCTTGCAGTTTTGACAGATGCGGCCCACTTGCTCACAGATGTTGCCGGATTCTCCATATCTCTTTTCACTGTCTGGGCTTCAGCATGGAAGGCAACATCAAATCATTCTTTTGGATTCAGCCGTCTTGAGGTCTTGGGTGCTCTTATATCCGTGCAGCTTATATGGCTAGTATCTGCACTCTTAATTTATGAAGCGCTCAACAGACTTCTCCATGACAAGCAGAAGGTAGATGGGGCACTCATGTTTGCTATTGCTGCATTTGGATTTTTTATCAACTTGATTATAGTCCTTTGGCTGGGTCATGATCACAGTCACCATGTTTTCGGAAAcaatcaccaccaccaccaccacgtACACTTGCAtgaccaccaccaccaccacgaACACCTGCAtgaccaccaccaccaccacgaACACCTGCAtgaccaccaccaccaccacgaACATCATGACCATGAGGGTGGTAAACCATGCGATTTAACCGAGGAAGATGAAACTAGTCTAGTAACAAGTACTCCGAAGACAAAGATATTGAACATAAATCTCCAAGGAGCTTACTTGCATGTCATGGCCGACCTAATTCAATCTGTCGGGGTGATGATTGCGGGAGCTGTTATTTGGCTAAAACCAAATTGGCTAATTGTTGATCTTCTCTGCACCCTCATTTTCTCCACCTTTGCACTAAGTACCACCCTCCCCATGCTTAGAGATGTTTTCGATATATTGATGGGAAGGACGCCGAGAGACATTAATATTGATATGGTGGAAGACGGTATCAAGGGTATCAATGGGGTCGAAAGCGTTCACGACCTCCATGTATGGGCAATAACTGTTGGGAAACTTGTATTGTCCTGCCATGTAGTCGCAAAGCCAGGGGTCGAGTCTAAAGAGATGATTAGCAAGATCAGGGATTACTGTGAAAGTACATATAAAATTCATCACATAACCGTACAAATCGAGCAGTTATAG